TTTAACCGATAGTATCCGAGCCATTCATTTTGGTGATAATTCAGGAATTTTTGAAGTTTTAGTCGACCCAGATTTTAAAAATGACCCATGGGTCTATGTTTCGTACGCTGCTAAGAAAGGCTTTGGAACTACTACCAAAGTAATTCGAGCCCAATTGAAAAATGATTCCTTGACCAATCATAAAACCTTGATTGAAGCTGCTCCGTATACCAGGGAATATTTTCATTATGGAGGGGGAATGACCTTCGGAACCGATGGAAAACTCTACGTGACCATAGGTGAACGCTTGTTTTGGGAACGTGATGAACCCGAAATTCCCATAGCACAAGACGTAACGGACAAAAGAGGAAAAATATACCGAATCAACCCAGATGGAAGTATTCCAGAGGACAATCCGGATTTTGGTAATGATGCTGTTCCTGGATTGTATGCTATGGGCATCCGTGCTGCACAAGGCATAACGGTCGAACCCAAAACTGGAAACATCTGGTTCAGTGAGCACGGTACCATTCAAGGTGATGAAGTCAATATCCTAAAAGCTGGAGCCAATTATGGTTGGCCCAATGTGACCTCGGGAAAACTTAGAAGTAAAGATTATACACCTCCAAAGATTGAGGGAGCGGTTTTTACAGCCCCAATTTGGTTTTGGCCACACACCGTAGCACCAACTGGACTTATTTTTTACACGGGCAACGAATTTCCAGAATGGAAAGATAATTTAATCGTTCCCGGACTTTCACGCGGAAGTTTATGGCGATTCCGAATTGAAAACGATACCATAAAAAGTGCTGAAGAACTCTTTATTGATGACCGTGTTCGCTCAAGAAAGGTAATGCAAAGTCCAGAGGGTAAGCTATACATGCTCACCGATGAGGATAATGGAAAACTATTACGAATACTACCTAAACCCAATAATTTAACTGTTGAATAAATGAGAAATAGAATACTTGTTTTTGTTTTATGCCTATCTATTGGAAGCGTATCGGCACAAGAAATCGAAAAACCAGTGGACAACTATACCATAAAAAGGCTTTTGATCTGCAATGATAAAGATGAGATTGCCATGGTTAAATACAATGGAACATGGAATGTACCACCACTTCGGTTTAACAAGTCAGAAACGTATAATGAATCCCTATTGCATTTAGCCAAAGATATTGGCTTAGAAATATCCAAACCTAAATTGGCAGGTGTTTTTTCATTTAAGTACGGCTTTAAATCTACTGCTGCTCTTAGAATGTTCTATATGGCAAAATACAAATCGGGAACGCTTAAGGTCAAAGAAGGATGGGAAGCTATAAAGTGGATGCCAGAGGAAGAATTTTTACAATTAAAAAGTCAAGATGTCTATAGCCTAATGGCCACTAAAATTATTGAAGATGTGTCAACACTATGGGGTGGTGCATTCTTTCTCTATAAAGAAAATGAAGAAATAAAATTTAAAATCACTGAAGATTTTTATTCCTTGAGGTAACAAACCCCCAACTTATGAAAAAAATACTGTTCTTAGTATCGTTCGTATTCTTTAGTGCCTCTTTAATAGCTCAAACCGAGGAGGACAGCATTAAAGCAACCCTACAAAAATATCTTGATGGCTCGTCTTACAATAATCAAGAATTGATTGAAGCTGCCTTTTATGAAGAAGCTGATCTCTTTTTGTCCAAAAAAGACCAAGAGTTATGGGTGCTATCCCCAAAAGAATACAGTGACCTCTTCAAAAACAGGGAAAAAGGAAAATTCAATGGAAGGGTCGGAAAAATTTTGATGGTAGACTATGCCAACAACATTGCTTGTGCCAAAGCGGAAATCCTAATTCCGAAAAGAAACCTAAAGTTCATCGATATAATCTTATTGAAAAAACTTGAAGGGGAATGGAAAATCATCAGCAAAGCAGCTACTCAAATTGAATAGAAAAAACTATTTCAATTTCATGTTTTCAGCTTAGTTTTCACTTCCCTAACCAAGTAAATGCCGGTAACGATAGTTGCAAGTACGTCGGCTATGGGGAAGGAAAGCCAAACACCAAGTTCCCCAAAATAACCGGGTAAAATCAGAATAAGCGGAATAAAAAAGAAGCCTTGTCGGGTCAAGGTCAGAAGCAACGCTGGGGTGGCTTTCCCTACCGCCTGAAAATACGCTGCCCCGATCAGCTGCAATGCAATAATAGGTGTCGCTGCAAAGACCCATCGCATAGCGTTAGGCGCATGTTCCAAAACGAAAGCATTCGTTAGTAATTCTTCGGCCGGTAAATTCTCCTTATTGCTCAAAAAAAGTGATGTGATGGCTTCTGGGAAAAGCATCAGTCCAACAAACACCAACGTAGCTACCAAAGCGGCATATTTGATTGCCGTAGAGATGGATTCTTTTACACGTTCGTACTTTAAGGCTCCATAGTTGAATCCGGCGATTGGCAAAAAACCTTGGGTAACTCCAAAAACTGGAAACAATGCGAACATCAGCATTCTACCGATAATAGCGTATACAGCAACCATCGCCTCGCCTCCCAAATTGAATAGAATGTTGTTCATTAAAAGGTAAGTGATACTGGTTACTGCTTGCCGTGCCAAGGTTACAAAACCAAGCGACCCTATTTCCTTTAAAATCGGCATGTCCAATCCAAAATGGGCAGGACCTATCTTCAATTCTGAATTTTTAGAAGTAAAAAAATAGAAGATATAAGCAAAACACATCAAATACCCTGCAGTCGTTGCCCAGGCCGCTCCGTGCATGCCCCAATCAAAAATATAAATAAAGACATAATCCATGAGCAAATTCCCAACGGAAGGAATGATCATGGCTACCATAGCGAACTTTGGTTTGCCCTCCGCTCGAATTACCGTATTGCCCATCATACACAGTGCAAGAAACGGCACTCCATATAAAATGATGGTATAATAAATCTTCGCAGGGTCAAAGATGGTTCCTTTACCACCAAAGGCGGGGATAAGGTCATCTACAAAATAGAGCCCCAAGGCAACCATGCTTATGGTCACCAAAAGGGTAAGGGTGATTTGATTACCAAACGTTTTTAATGCCTTTTCCTTGTTTTCCGCACCAAGTGCTCTAGAAATGATACTCGACCCACCGATACCGATGGCCATTCCCAAAGCCGCAATAAAAAAAGAAACGGGGAGCACCACGTTGATGGCGGCTATAGCAATGGAACCAATCCAATTTCCTACAAAAATGGAGTCCACCAGAATGTTCAGAGACATGACCAGTATGCCTATGGAAGCAGGTACGGCTTGTTTGATCAGCAACTTGCCAATAGGTTCTTCGCCCAGTTGATCTGATGAAACCTTTGCCATACTAATGGGCTGTCATATCGAACGCAGTTTGGATATGGACAACAATTGTGATTTAGGTCTTGACTACGCTCGACCAGACGTTAACTAAACGGGCAGGACTTCGTTAGATTTCCATTCATTGACCCATTTGCCCATTAAAGCAACCCAAGCATCACTATCGTTCAAACATGGAATATGCTTGTAGTGTTCTCCTCCTGCCTCTTCAAACTGTTCTTTGCCTTCCATGGCAATTTCTTCTAAAGTTTCCAAGCAATCGCTTACAAAGGCAGGTGTAATCACAGCAAGTCGCTTTTTTCCTTCTTTCGCCAAACGCTCAAATTCGTAATCGGTATACGGTTTCAACCATGGGTCACCAGCCAATCGCGACTGAAATGAAGAACTCACTTTATCTTCGGGAAGGTCAAGATATGCTTTTACCAATTCTGTAGTATCGTAACACTGATGCCTATAACAGGTGTGGTGTGCTACCGAATTGATTTTACAGCAGCTACCATCAATCTTACAATGGAATTTGGTCGGGTCCGATTTTCTAATATGTCGTTCTGGAATACCATGGTACGAGAAGAGAATATGGTCATATTCAAAATCCTTCAGACCATCTGCAATACTTTCCGATAGTACTTTAATATACTCTGGACTATTATAAAATGCAGGCAAGGTGGTCAAATGGACTTCTGGAAAATATTCTTGTTGTACTTCCATCACTTTTACCACAACGGTCTCATAGGAAGACATGGCATAATGTGGATATAATGGCACTAATAAAACCTCATCCACTCCCTTGTCTTTTAATTCTTGAAGTGCATTCTTAATGGTCATGCTACCGTAACGCATCCCTAGAGCAACGGGCATATCTGTTTGCTCCTGAACTTTTTCCATAAATCGTTCCGAAATAACAATTAGCGGAGAACCTTCCTCCCACCAGATTTTGGCATATGCCTCCGCGGATTTTTTGGGACGGGTCTGAAGAATAATTCCTCGTACTAAAAGATTCCGCAACAATTTTGGAACATCAATTACCCGTTCGTCCATCAGAAATTCATCCAGATATGGTTTTACATCTTTTGCGGTAGGGCTATCCGGTGAGCCCAAATTAACCAACAATACTCCTTTCATAGCAATTCGTTAAGAGCAGTAAAAATACTATTTGAGGTTGATTTAATATTTGATTCTGTCAATTTGTTTCTCTATTATTCCATAGATAATCCTAATTTAGTTTGATGAACCCAAAATAGGCTATGTTTCGTACGGTTTTATTTTATCTCCTTTTGATTTTCGGATTTGTTGCGCAGGCACAGATTACCTGCACTTCTAAAGATTCTACGTTATTTTACTCCAAGTTGAAAGACATTCAAAAAATTGAAGAAGAGGCTACAGGAAATACAATTGTTTCCATAGGAAAAACATTTTTGGGAATACCTTATGTTGAGAAAACACTGGAAGTTGGCGAAACCGAGACCCTTGTAGTGAATCTAAGGGGTTTGGATTGTACGACTTTTGTCGAAAATGTTGTGGCTTTTGGTTTGCTACACAAAAACCAACAATATGAGTTTACGGATTTTACCAAAAATCTTCAAACTATTCGGTATAGGAATGGAGAGTTAAATGGCTATCCTTCTCGTTTACATTATTTTACAGAATGGATTAGAAACAATGAACAAAAAGGTTTGGTCATGGACGTTACTTCCAAATTGGGAGGTGTCGAGACTAAAAAGGCAATTAACTTTATGGGTACGCACAGAAAGTTGTATCCATTTTTAAAGCAAAATGACAACTACAATGCAATTTTAGAAGTTGAGAAAATGATAGCCGAGGAGAATCTATGTATTCTTCCACAACATCAAATTAAACAAAACGAAAGCCTTATTCAATCTGGTGATATCATTGCACTGGCAACTTCTATAAAAGGGTTGGATGTAACCCATACTGGAATCGCTATTCGCCAACCAAACGGTAGAATTCACTTACTACATGCTTCGAGTTCTGGGTCGGTAATGATTACCGAAGAACCCTTGGTCGACTATCTCAAAAAAATAAAAAACAATATTGGAATTATAGTGGCAAGACCTGTTTTAATTCCTTCCTAAACACCATATAATTGCCCCTAGCAAGTGCTTTTTAAAATCAGGTTCATCAAAAGAAGCTTCGGTATGACCACCACCAGTATAAAACGAGCGGCCACCATCAAATTCATGATACCAAGCTATAGGGTGGTTTTCACCATTTGTCCCACCTTCATAACTGGTTTCATCCAAGTTGAGCAAAACGGAAATATTAGGGTTTAAATTTTTGTAATTGTACCATTCATCACTTCGTTGCCACGTATCTTTTAAGTGTGCCGTAGATGGATGTTCCTTATTTACAACGTCTATTTTAGCATCACGAATATTTGGGTCGTTCGGGTGACCATTAAAATAGCCTCCTACTAGTTTTCCATACCAAGGCCAGTTATATTCGGTATCGGTGGCAGCGTGTATCCCTAAAAAACTTCCTCCGTTCTTTATATAGTTTTCAAATGCCGTTTGTTCGTTGTCCGCTAAAACTTCAGAAGTCGTACTAAGGAAAACGACCAGTTTATAATTTTTTAAATTTTGGGGATTAAAATCAGCGCTTGTTTCGGTCTGTAATACAATGAACCCGTTTTGTCGTCCCAACTCTTTTAAGGTTTTTACTCCTTTTTCTATAGATTTATGGCGATATCCTGTTGTCTTGCTAAATACCAATACCAATTCTGGGGCTTTGGGTACATCTTCTGTCTTAGGTTTATCTTGGGCATTTGTGCATCCTAGAAAAAAAACAACCAAAAAAAGAAAACTATAAAACTTCATCTTATATCCTTTAAACATTGGAAGTTAAATATTTTTTTGGTGTGGTACCGTACTTCTTTTTGAAAGATGCTATAAAGTGGCTTGCGGTACTGTAACCCACACGCAACCCAACTTCGTTAACGTTATGGCTTCCGGTCTCCAGCATTTTTCTGGCATACTCCATTTTGTAATCAAACAGAAAACCATAGACGGAGTCACCATAGATTTGTTTAAACCCTTCTTTCAATTTCTTTAGACTAAGCCCAATTTCCTTGGAAAGCTCAGCTAATGTGGGAGGCTCTGACATTCTTGAAATTATGATTTCCTTTGCCATTTTTAAACGCCTTACATTTTCTTCATCGGCCAAGAAAGGGCATTGTTCCAAGTCTGCATTCTGGGTCTTGTTGAAATACAAGGAAATTAGTTCGTATGCTTTTCCCTTTACATACAGTTCTTTTATGGATGGATGTAGGTTATAAGTCATCAATTGGCTCAATACTACCGCAATTGCAGGTGAGACCGCCTCCTGCGAATAGTATTTCTTCTCCTTGTTGTCCTCACTTAAAAAAGGAATATAGTTTGCTTCACTCGAAAAAAGTGAATGAAATCTTCTTATGGTCATAACTACGGACAACAACCATGTGTTTGGAGAAACATTTAAATGTAGGGGCAGGTCTTTTTGTGTGTTATATAATAGTAATGAGTTTTCCTCAGATACTTCTAAATGATATTGTCCTTTGTTAAAATAAAACCGGGACCTTCCTTTTAGGCAAAAATGAAACTGAATGAAAGAACTGTTGATTTCTCTTTCAATTATCCTACTCTCATCGGTATCGTTCTGAATTTTAAGAATGTAAAATCCATTTTCTATCAAAATTTCCTCATATGAACCTTGGGCGACATTTTCCATCTCTAAATACTACTTTTTGAAATGATTAATTCTATTTAGAATGACTCTAAATTGTTTTTAATAATTCAAATTTATCAATAAATACAGTGTTTTTGAAGAATTTAAGCTAAAAGTACAGATAATTGTCCAAAGCATGATATTTATAGTTCCGCTAGCGTTATTTTTTGAAATATGACACCCCTATTTTTGTGTCGCGATTTAATCCTTTATGAGGAATTACCATATTTCCAAACATAACTCATTTTATGCCATTGGCCTTAGCTACAAAAAAGCTGATGCCGAGATTAGGGGAAAGTTTAGCCTAGACGTTCCTGCCATAGATAACATCATGGTACAGGCAAAGGAGCAGGGTATAGATGTTCTTCTTGCCATATCTACTTGCAACCGAACAGAGTTTTATGGTTTCGCACAGCATCCTTATCAACTTATTAAAATGCTCTGTGACCAGACCCAAGGTACTGTGGAGGAGTTTCAGAAAGTTGCCTATGTATATAAGAACCATGATGCCATTTCACACATGTTCAAGGTGGGTACTGGTTTAGATAGTCAAATTCTTGGTGATTTTGAAATCATAAGCCAGATTAAACAAGGGTTTTACCGTTCCAAAAAACACGAAATGGCCAATCCTTTTCTGGAGCGTTTGTGCAACGCTGTTATACAGGCAAGCAAGCGTATTAAAAATGAAACTGAACTATCATCGGGTGCTACTTCGGTAGCTTTTGCTTCTGTTAGGTACATTCTAGATACGGTTCCCAATATCTCAGAAAAAAATATTTTACTCTTTGGTACGGGAAAAATAGGACGAAATACCTGTAAAAATTTAGTAAAGCACTCCAAGAATTCTCAAATCACCCTTATCAATAGAACAAGGGAAAAAGCTGAGGTGGTTGCAGGAAAATTTGATTTAACGGTTAAGGACTACGGGGACCTACAAAGCGAAATACGAAGAGCGGATATTTTAGTCGTTGCCACCGGAGCACAACTGCCAACAATTTCCAAAGCACTTATTTACACAAAAAAACCATTGCTTATTCTAGATCTTTCTGTTCCTAAAAACGTGTCCGATGACGTCTTGGAACTTGAAAATGTATCCTTGGTACATCTAGACCAGCTTTCCCAGATTACAGACGATACGTTGAACAAAAGAAAAGAATTCGTCCCCAAGGCAGAAGCAATAATAGACCATGTAAGGGAAGAGTTTTTAAAATGGTTGGAAACAAGGAAGTTTGCCCCTGTTATCAACGCTCTAAAGGAGAAACTAAAAACAATGAAAGCCGAAGAAATCGACTTTCATTCCAGAAAGTTATCTGACTTTAACGAAAATCAGGCAGAAATCATTTCCGAACGTATCATTCAAAAAATAACCAAGCAATTTGCAAACCATTTAAAAAGTTCAGAGGTCGATACCGAAGATAGTCTAGAGCTTATCCAAAAAGTTTTTCAGCTAGAAATCGATTCTAAATGAGCAAAATCATACGAATTGGAACCCGCGATAGCGAATTGGCATTGTGGCAAGCAACAACAGTACAGCAAAAACTGGAAGCATTAGGCTACGATACTACGTTAGTACCCATTAAATCTACAGGCGACCAGGTTTTGGACAAACCACTCTATGAATTGGGAATTACGGGAATTTTTACCAAGACCTTGGATATTGCATTATTAAAAGGCCAAATTGATATTGCAGTACATTCCATGAAGGATGTTCCTACGCAATTACCAAAAGGTATTGTCCAAACCGCGGTTTTAGAACGTGCCGTAACCAATGATATTCTGGTTCACAAAGGATTGGATTTTATGGAATCTGACAACGAAGCTACGATAGCTACCGGTAGTCTGCGGAGAAAAGCACAATGGTTGCATAAATATCCGCATCATAACGTAGTGGATTTGAGGGGTAATGTAAATTCAAGGCTCTTAAAACTTATTGAAAACGACTGGAGCGGTGCCATTTTTGCCCAAGCAGGATTGGAACGCATCAAATTATTGCCCAAAGATGCTTTGGAATTGGACTGGATGATTCCTGCACCAGCACAAGGAGCAATGCTTATAGTAGCACAGGAAAATGATGAGTTTTCCAAAGATGCTTCTCAAAAGCTCAATCACAAAGATTCTGAGATTACGACCACAATTGAACGTGAGTTTTTAAGAACGCTTGAAGGCGGTTGTACGGCTCCCATTGGGGCTTTGGCTCAAATAAAAGACCAATCAGTTCATTTTGAAGGAGTTATTTTTTCTTTGGATGGCAAGCAAAAAATTGAAATCCAAAAAGAGACTGAACCAAAAAATTCGTCAGGGTTTGGACAAGCTTGTGCCAAAGAGGTCTTGAATATGGGTGGAGATAAACTTATGGACGCAATACGAAATGAAAACAGTGCTCTCCACTAAATTACTCTCCCCTTCGCAAAAGGAATTATTTCTCAACTCGGGAATAGGTATGGTCGAGTATGATGCGCTCCATATTGAATTTTTGGACATAGCGATTCCTGATAATTACCAAAATTATATTTTCACCAGTAAGAATGCTGTAAAAGCATTTTTGAATCGTTCAAAACACCTCGATAGAAACAAATGCAATGCTTTTTGTGTGGGTGAAAAAACAAGGATGCTTTTGGAAGAAAGTGGCATGAAAGTCATTAAAGCTGAAGAAAATGCCTCAGATTTAGGTGATTTTATCATCAAAAATCATGAAAATGAGAAGTTTTTGTTTTTATGTGGAAACTTAAGAAGAGAGGAATTACCGGAGATGTTATCAAGAAATAAAATACGGTGTACTCAAATTATAGCCTATAATACTCATTTGATTCCTAGAAAATTCAATCGCATTTTTGACGGTATTCTTTTTTTTAGCCCGAGCGGTATAAAAAGTTATACGCAAGAAAATTCAATTTCAAAAAGTTTGGCCTTCTGTATTGGCAATACTACTGCCAATGAAGTAAAAAAGCACACAGATAAAATTATAATCGCCAACAGACCAACTGTGGAAAATGTATTGGTTCAAGCTATAAAATATTTTAAAAAACATGATTAAAAACGACCTATTTCTAAGAGCCTTAAAAGGTGAAACTGTAGACAGACCACCTGTATGGATGATGCGCCAGGCTGGACGTTATCTTCCCGAATTTATGGAACTTAAAGAGAAGTACGATTTCTTTACACGCTGTCAAACTCCAGAACTGGCTTCTGAAATAACGATACAACCCATTCGTCGTTTTGGTATGGATGCGGCTATACTGTTCAGTGATATTTTGGTCATTCCACAGGCAATGGATATCGAGGTTCAAATGAAACCTAATTTTGGGCCCTATCTCCCAGACCCTATTAGGTCTGCAGAAGATTTGGATAGGGTCATCGTCCCAAGCATAGAGGAATCACTTGGTTATGTGCTGGATGCCATAAGCATGACCAAGGAAAAATTAGAGGATGAGATTCCATTAATAGGTTTTGCAGGGTCTCCATGGACCATTCTTTGCTACTGTGTCGAAGGACAGGGAAGCAAAAGTTTTGATAAAGCGCGCGGATTTTGTTTTACCCAGCCCGAAGCTGCCCATCAACTACTTCAAAAAATTACAGATACCACCATCGCCTATTTAAAGGCCAAAGTAAAAGCAGGTGTAAACGCTGTTCAAGTTTTTGATTCTTGGGGGGAATGTTGTCTCCCGTGGATTATCAAGAATTTTCATTTCAATACATTCAGCAAATCGTAGATGCCTTAAAAGATGATGCTCCTGTAATCGTTTTTGGAAAAGGTTGTTGGTTTGCCTTAAAAGAAATGGCACAATCTGGGGCTTCTGCATTGGGTGTGGATTGGACCTGTTCTGCACAAAATGCCAGATATCTAACAGGAGGAAATATTACATTACAAGGGAATTTTGATCCTGCACGGTTACTTTCTCCGCCAGAGACCATCAAAAAAATGGTCACTCAAATGATTCGTGAATTCGGTAAAGACAAATATGTGGTCAACTTGGGGCACGGTATCCTTCCTCATATTCCAGTAGAAAATGCAAGAGCTTTTATTGATGCCGTAAAAAAATATACCGAATAGTTTTTTATCATGCAAATCGATTTTGAAAACTATAGTATTAGCCCAATTCAAGAAAAAGATGCTTGGAGGCTTTGCGATTTTGTGGTTTCAAATTCAGAACGATTAAAAGCGGATTTTCCAAAAACGTTACAACAAAATCTAACCCCAACTTTGGCCGAATTGTTTGTAGCAAAAAAGGTTAAGGAGTTTGTCTCAAAAGACGAATTCTTGTTTACAATTAAAGAAAATACCAATAGGTCTATTATTGGACTGTTATATGTAAAAGAGCTTCAAAAAGTAGCAGGTCAGGGAGAGTTGGCCTATTGTATTAGTTATCGTTATGAAGGACTGGGCATTACGAAAACTTGTGTTGAAAAAATGATTCCATGGTGTTTTAAAGAGGCAAAACTACATACACTTCAAATCATTGTTCATGACCGTAACTTGGCCAGTAAACAAATTGCAAAAAGGAATGGATTTGCTTGGAAACGAACTTTGCCAAAAGAGCACACAACAGGAAATGGAGAAATTCTCGATATGGAATTGTTTGAGCTTCATCATCCAAAAACCATACACTAAACAATGAATGCAATTAGGGCATTTAAACAATTGGATTCAAAAAGTATTGGGATTTTGGTCAAATTATGTTTTCGGTTTCCTTTGTTTGTTTTCCCTACGCTGTCCGCCACAAGAAAATGTATGTCAGTTTCCACACAACATTATGGCCGTGCGCACTATGAAAATGGTCCTGCCAATGCTTTTCGACATGCACTTTGGAATTATTTGATTGCTAAAAGTTGCTATCGCTGGAGTAAAAATAAAATCAGAGTCCTAAGCTGGTCAGAAAAAATTACTGATTGGCACGAACATGCCTTCCCTAACCGAAAACTGGCAAAAAATATGGATTTGCACAATAATGAAATCGGTCGGTATATTTTTAAGAAACATCCCAACAAAACAATACTTGAAGTAATCGAAATCTTTAGGGAAATGACGGCAACATCCTCAAAAGTAGATGCCACTTCCAACTTTGCTACCTTTAAAAACAAATTAGTTC
The nucleotide sequence above comes from Flagellimonas sp. HMM57. Encoded proteins:
- a CDS encoding PQQ-dependent sugar dehydrogenase; this encodes MKTYILIAVLTLGIIGCKEQTISDKNHYPTVPIKQLVLDSLNHPWSITFISEDEALISEKDGNLLRVNLESKEKKIIKGFPINLTDSIRAIHFGDNSGIFEVLVDPDFKNDPWVYVSYAAKKGFGTTTKVIRAQLKNDSLTNHKTLIEAAPYTREYFHYGGGMTFGTDGKLYVTIGERLFWERDEPEIPIAQDVTDKRGKIYRINPDGSIPEDNPDFGNDAVPGLYAMGIRAAQGITVEPKTGNIWFSEHGTIQGDEVNILKAGANYGWPNVTSGKLRSKDYTPPKIEGAVFTAPIWFWPHTVAPTGLIFYTGNEFPEWKDNLIVPGLSRGSLWRFRIENDTIKSAEELFIDDRVRSRKVMQSPEGKLYMLTDEDNGKLLRILPKPNNLTVE
- a CDS encoding NUDIX hydrolase, producing MRNRILVFVLCLSIGSVSAQEIEKPVDNYTIKRLLICNDKDEIAMVKYNGTWNVPPLRFNKSETYNESLLHLAKDIGLEISKPKLAGVFSFKYGFKSTAALRMFYMAKYKSGTLKVKEGWEAIKWMPEEEFLQLKSQDVYSLMATKIIEDVSTLWGGAFFLYKENEEIKFKITEDFYSLR
- a CDS encoding nuclear transport factor 2 family protein, with the protein product MKKILFLVSFVFFSASLIAQTEEDSIKATLQKYLDGSSYNNQELIEAAFYEEADLFLSKKDQELWVLSPKEYSDLFKNREKGKFNGRVGKILMVDYANNIACAKAEILIPKRNLKFIDIILLKKLEGEWKIISKAATQIE
- a CDS encoding MATE family efflux transporter codes for the protein MAKVSSDQLGEEPIGKLLIKQAVPASIGILVMSLNILVDSIFVGNWIGSIAIAAINVVLPVSFFIAALGMAIGIGGSSIISRALGAENKEKALKTFGNQITLTLLVTISMVALGLYFVDDLIPAFGGKGTIFDPAKIYYTIILYGVPFLALCMMGNTVIRAEGKPKFAMVAMIIPSVGNLLMDYVFIYIFDWGMHGAAWATTAGYLMCFAYIFYFFTSKNSELKIGPAHFGLDMPILKEIGSLGFVTLARQAVTSITYLLMNNILFNLGGEAMVAVYAIIGRMLMFALFPVFGVTQGFLPIAGFNYGALKYERVKESISTAIKYAALVATLVFVGLMLFPEAITSLFLSNKENLPAEELLTNAFVLEHAPNAMRWVFAATPIIALQLIGAAYFQAVGKATPALLLTLTRQGFFFIPLILILPGYFGELGVWLSFPIADVLATIVTGIYLVREVKTKLKT
- the hemH gene encoding ferrochelatase, translated to MKGVLLVNLGSPDSPTAKDVKPYLDEFLMDERVIDVPKLLRNLLVRGIILQTRPKKSAEAYAKIWWEEGSPLIVISERFMEKVQEQTDMPVALGMRYGSMTIKNALQELKDKGVDEVLLVPLYPHYAMSSYETVVVKVMEVQQEYFPEVHLTTLPAFYNSPEYIKVLSESIADGLKDFEYDHILFSYHGIPERHIRKSDPTKFHCKIDGSCCKINSVAHHTCYRHQCYDTTELVKAYLDLPEDKVSSSFQSRLAGDPWLKPYTDYEFERLAKEGKKRLAVITPAFVSDCLETLEEIAMEGKEQFEEAGGEHYKHIPCLNDSDAWVALMGKWVNEWKSNEVLPV
- a CDS encoding N-acetylmuramoyl-L-alanine amidase-like domain-containing protein, whose product is MFRTVLFYLLLIFGFVAQAQITCTSKDSTLFYSKLKDIQKIEEEATGNTIVSIGKTFLGIPYVEKTLEVGETETLVVNLRGLDCTTFVENVVAFGLLHKNQQYEFTDFTKNLQTIRYRNGELNGYPSRLHYFTEWIRNNEQKGLVMDVTSKLGGVETKKAINFMGTHRKLYPFLKQNDNYNAILEVEKMIAEENLCILPQHQIKQNESLIQSGDIIALATSIKGLDVTHTGIAIRQPNGRIHLLHASSSGSVMITEEPLVDYLKKIKNNIGIIVARPVLIPS
- a CDS encoding ThuA domain-containing protein, whose protein sequence is MKFYSFLFLVVFFLGCTNAQDKPKTEDVPKAPELVLVFSKTTGYRHKSIEKGVKTLKELGRQNGFIVLQTETSADFNPQNLKNYKLVVFLSTTSEVLADNEQTAFENYIKNGGSFLGIHAATDTEYNWPWYGKLVGGYFNGHPNDPNIRDAKIDVVNKEHPSTAHLKDTWQRSDEWYNYKNLNPNISVLLNLDETSYEGGTNGENHPIAWYHEFDGGRSFYTGGGHTEASFDEPDFKKHLLGAIIWCLGRN
- a CDS encoding AraC family transcriptional regulator, producing MENVAQGSYEEILIENGFYILKIQNDTDESRIIEREINSSFIQFHFCLKGRSRFYFNKGQYHLEVSEENSLLLYNTQKDLPLHLNVSPNTWLLSVVMTIRRFHSLFSSEANYIPFLSEDNKEKKYYSQEAVSPAIAVVLSQLMTYNLHPSIKELYVKGKAYELISLYFNKTQNADLEQCPFLADEENVRRLKMAKEIIISRMSEPPTLAELSKEIGLSLKKLKEGFKQIYGDSVYGFLFDYKMEYARKMLETGSHNVNEVGLRVGYSTASHFIASFKKKYGTTPKKYLTSNV
- the hemA gene encoding glutamyl-tRNA reductase, producing MRNYHISKHNSFYAIGLSYKKADAEIRGKFSLDVPAIDNIMVQAKEQGIDVLLAISTCNRTEFYGFAQHPYQLIKMLCDQTQGTVEEFQKVAYVYKNHDAISHMFKVGTGLDSQILGDFEIISQIKQGFYRSKKHEMANPFLERLCNAVIQASKRIKNETELSSGATSVAFASVRYILDTVPNISEKNILLFGTGKIGRNTCKNLVKHSKNSQITLINRTREKAEVVAGKFDLTVKDYGDLQSEIRRADILVVATGAQLPTISKALIYTKKPLLILDLSVPKNVSDDVLELENVSLVHLDQLSQITDDTLNKRKEFVPKAEAIIDHVREEFLKWLETRKFAPVINALKEKLKTMKAEEIDFHSRKLSDFNENQAEIISERIIQKITKQFANHLKSSEVDTEDSLELIQKVFQLEIDSK
- the hemC gene encoding hydroxymethylbilane synthase: MSKIIRIGTRDSELALWQATTVQQKLEALGYDTTLVPIKSTGDQVLDKPLYELGITGIFTKTLDIALLKGQIDIAVHSMKDVPTQLPKGIVQTAVLERAVTNDILVHKGLDFMESDNEATIATGSLRRKAQWLHKYPHHNVVDLRGNVNSRLLKLIENDWSGAIFAQAGLERIKLLPKDALELDWMIPAPAQGAMLIVAQENDEFSKDASQKLNHKDSEITTTIEREFLRTLEGGCTAPIGALAQIKDQSVHFEGVIFSLDGKQKIEIQKETEPKNSSGFGQACAKEVLNMGGDKLMDAIRNENSALH